The genomic window TCGATGTCGAAAGGATCAATATTATCGAAAAGGACGGAATGCTAAAAATGGTCATCAGCAATAAAGAAAGGCAGCATCCCGGAATGGTTAATCATCAGGCCATGAAGCCGCGAGCAAGAGAAGCGGGAATGATTTTTTTCAATTCTAAAGGTAATGAATGCGGCGGACTTGTTTATGACGGTGATGATAAAGGTTCCGGAATGGTATATTCGGTAGACCAGAGAAACACAGACCAGATTATGCAGCTGCAGTATTCGGAAGCCGTAGGAAAGGAAAAAGGAAGAGTATACGGATTAAAACTTTGGGACCGACCGGACGATTTTATGCTGGAGCAACTGATAAAAGTTGATGACTCCCTGAAAAAGCTTGATAATCCGGTATTGTACAAAAAAGCTTTTGCCAAACTGAGTGAGGAAGGAAAACTCGGGAACGAACGTTTCTTTGCCGGAAAAACCGCTAACGGCGATGTAGGCATCTTTATCCGTGACAACAAAGGAAGAGTACGCCTGCAGATTTATGTGGATAAAAATAACCGAACCAATATAGAATCTTTAGATGAAGATGGAAAGGCTGTTAAAAAATGACTGAAGAGGTGAGCCATCGCCTTAAAAAGTATAAATTATTTTGTTAGAAACCATTCCATAGGGAGTGGTTTTTTAATTTAAAGTATTGATTATTAAGTTTTATGTAAACTATTAAACTTGATTTTCATATTTCGATAAAATACCTTAATTTTGCAAGAAAGTAAAGATGTCTATTCATAACAAAATTGTAGAGACAGCCATCACTTTCGATGACGTGCTTCTAGTCCCTTCTTATTCAGAAGTTTTACCTAACCAGGTTTCATTAAAATCAAGACTTACCGACAAAATTACGCTGAATGTTCCGATCGTTTCTGCTGCGATGGATACGGTAACGGAAGCTGAACTGGCTATTGCCCTGGCAAGAGTGGGAGGTTTAGGTTTCATTCATAAAAATATGACGATTGCCGAGCAGGCCGCTCAGGTAAACCGTGTAAAACGTTCCGAAAACGGAATGATCTCTGATCCGGTGACGCTTTCCAAAGAAGCAACCCTGGGAGAAGCCCGAGAGCTTATGGCGAAATACAAAATTTCAGGTCTGCCAGTAGTAAATCCGGAGAATGTATTAATAGGGATTATTACTAACAGGGATGTAAAATACCAGGAAAACCTCGAAATGAAGGTAGAAGAGATCATGACAAAAGAAAATCTGATTACTTCCGATAAAAATACCAACCTTGAAAAAGCGAAGGAAATCCTTCTTCAAAACAGAGTAGAGAAGCTTCCGATTGTAGATGCTGAGAATAAACTGGTAGGTTTAATCACCATTAAAGATATCGACAATCAGCTTGAATATCCGAATGCCAACAAAGATCAGAACGGAAGGTTAATCGTTGGAGCAGGAGTTGGAGTAGGAGAAGATACTTTGGATAGAATCGCCGCTTTGGTGGAAGCCGGAGTGGATATCATCGGTATCGATTCAGCTCACGGTCATTCCAAAGGAGTTTTAGATAAAATCTCCGACATCAGAAAAGCTTATCCGGATCTGGATATCGTTGGCGGAAATATTGTAACGGCAGAAGCAGCCAGAGATCTGATCGAAGCAGGAGCCAATGTTCTTAAAGTAGGCGTAGGGCCCGGTTCTATCTGTACGACGAGAGTAGTAGCAGGAGTAGGTGTTCCGCAGCTTTCGGCTATTTATAACGTATACGAATATGCCAAAACCAAAAATGTTGCGGTGATTGCAGACGGTGGAATCAAGCTTTCCGGCGATATCGTAAAAGCGATTGCCAGTGGAGCAGGAGCAGTAATGCTGGGATCTCTTTTAGCAGGTACGGATGAGGCACCGGGTGAGGAAATTATTTTCCAGGGCCGTAAATTTAAAACCTATCAGGGAATGGGAAGTCTTTCTGCCATGAAGAGAGGTGGAAAAGAAAGATATTTCCAAAGCGAGGCTAAAAAATTCGTTCCGGAAGGAATTGAAGGAAGAGTGCCAAGCAAAGGAAAGTTGGAAGACGTTATTTTCCAGTTAACCGGTGGACTTAGAGCCGGAATGGGATATTGTGGCGCTAAAGATGTGGAAGCATTGCAGACGGAAACCAAAATGGTCATGATTACAGGAAGCGGATTAAAAGAATCCCATCCTCACGATGTGATCATTACTCAGGAAGCTCCGAATTATTCTCTATAATAATTGATCACTAAATAAAAGCAAGGCTGTTTCATTTGAAGCAGCCTTTTTATTTTAATAGAATTTGTTACAATCTGATTAGATTTAATAGTTGTAATGAATTTCAGAAGCAGTTGAGGTATGGTCATTTAATTTTACAGCAGCTGAATTTCTTCTTGATCACATAGTTTAAAAACCTTCCCTTAGATTGTACTGTTCTGAATCTTTCAAAAACATCTTCAGGCAATTCCAGGTAATCATACACAGCACCGGACTGATAGGTAATTCTCAGAATCTCAGTCTGCGGAAAATAGACATAAGTATGAATAACAGATGACGGCATGATAAATGGGATACAAAAAATATTCCTTTATCAACAAATAACCATCGCCGGAAAGCGATGGTTATCAGGTTTTTTAATTAAATCATTTACCTAAATTATCCTTAAAATCATCAATCCGGAAATCTGTAAGGGCATTTCCTTTTTCTACCTTTTCTTTGGCGTACAAACGGAAATCGTTTTCCGTTTTTTCCAGAAGATAATCGTAAGGCCCGACATGGGAAATAAGTTTTACCAGCACAGGGGAAATTTCAAGACAGATGAAAAGACCCATGATAAAAGTTGCTGCCAAGCCGATGACCGCAGAATTTTTTCCCAACTCATCCAACGCCTGTAGTCTTGCTGCAAAACCGTTGAATTTATCTTCAAATGTTTCCGTAGATTTTCGTTCCGTTTCCAGATTGGTATAGACTTTCGAAATTTCCTTATCCAAATATTCCAGTCGGGGAGCAGCCTGTTTTCTATAATTTTCCAGATCCTGCCTTCTCTGTTCTTTCAGCTCCTGCTTACGTTTGGCATTTGGTCCGAAGCCTTCCTTACCGCTGGTTAAGCCGGATTGTTTTCCTAGGATCTCTTTTTCCAGTTCTACAGACGCCGAATCATATGATTTCTGGTAGCTGGCAATTTTATCGGAAATCTGTTTCTTTTCCGTTTCAAAAGGACCGCTTTGCTGAAGGATCCTGCCGCTCATTTCGCCCTGAAGCTGCTTCTTATTTCGCTGGATAATAGTGTTCAGCTGCTTGTTAACTTCCTTTTCAAAAATTTTAAGCTCCAACGGTTTGGAAATAATAATTCCTAAAAAAGTAGCCAGAATCAACCTCGGGATGGCCATTAAAATCTGGTTCCACCACGTCCCTGTTTTTTTGATGGAAGAAACGATATAGCGGTCGAGGTTAAAGATCATCAATCCCCACAGGACACCGAAACCAATAGCCGCCCAGATATCATCAAATACCGTATACATCGCATAGCCCGCAGAAAGGGTTGCAAAAACCGCAGTAAATAGAACGATCCCGCCGATCCCTGCAAATTTATTCCATTCGCTCGGCGTTTTTCGTAAAATGTGAATATTTCCTCCGGAGCATACCATCAGAAACTTCTGGAACCAATTGATGTTATGATTCGCTTGATTTATAGTTTGTTGGTTGTTTTTCATGACAGAAAATTTATACAAATGTACTACTAAAATCTATACCGATGTAAAAGATAGTATTATGTTTTACCCAGTATAGTTGTTTAATTATCTATTTTATTGTTAATCAGTAAATTAAATTTATTAAAGAAAATATTCTTATCTTTAAATAACAATCATTAAAAATTTAAATATGAAAAATGCAATCAGCTTTTCCCTGGTGTGCCTTACATTGGCTTTAACTTCATGTAAAAAAGAAGACAAAGTTGATGATGATCTGAAAGAAGTAGCAGCCAACATCAACAAGACCACTCCCCAGATCCTTGCCGACGGAGTTCGCCTAGACAGTGTTTCGGTACAGCCCGGTAAAATTTTCAGATATAATTATACTTTAACGGATGATACCAAAGATTCGGTAAGTCCGGATCAAATCGAGACCTTTAAAACCTCTGCAAAAGAAGGGGCACTGCGTGTAGTGAAAACATCTCCGGAAATCAAGGAATTTCGGGATCGGGATGTAACCATGGTCTATACTTACTACGATAAAGACGGTAAGAAAACTGCTGATTTTAAAATTACACCGGAAGAATACAAAACGAAGTAAGTTTAACCAGAAAATAATGAAATCCCGCAGATTTGTATAGCTGCGGGATCTTTTATTTTAAACGGTTGGGATTCTGCTTCAGAAAACTTTCCCAGCCCGTATAGGACTTGGTATCGGCAATTGTCCCCGAATTGAAGTGGTGGCAAACCGCTACCGCCAGGCCGTCGGAGGCATCCAGGTATTTGGTCGGGAATTCTTTTAAATTCAGAAGATTCTGTAGCATTCCGGCTACCTGCTCCTTACTCGCATTTCCGTTTCCGGTAATCGCCATTTTTATTTTTTTGGGAGAATACTCCGTGATCGGGATGTTCCGGTAAAGACTGGCGGCCATTGCCACGCCCTGCGCACGCCCCAGTTTCAGCATACTCTGCACGTTTTTTCCATAAAAGGGAGCTTCCAGCGCAACCTCATCTGGATGAAATTCATCAATCAGGGCAAGGGTTTTATCGAAAATATATTTAAGCTTGGTTTCGTGATTCGGGTATTTTTTTAGCAATAATTCATGAATGGAAATCATTTCCATTTTCCCTTTTTTCACGGAAATAATTCCAAAACCCATGACGGTTGTTCCTGGATCGATCCCTAAAATAATCTTCTCTGCAATCATTAGGTCAAAGATATGACTTTCTAGACTTTTTTATTAGAAATAAGAAATATTAAATCTGACAAAATTATCAATCAAAGGCTATGACTTTCAGCAAACAAAGCTATCAACTAAAAAATTAGTTCAATTAATTTATCCGAGTGTAGTATAAAAAATTAAAAATAATTTAATACATAAGAAAATTATGTATAGATTTGCTAGGTATAAAAATTCAATATTGAAAAAGAACAGTCTATATAAAGGAACTCTGCAAAACATCATTTTAAAGCTGCTGGCAAAAGAAGTAAAAATGTATGGTTATCAGATTACCCAACACGCGAAGGAGCTTACCCAGGGCGAACTGGAAATGACGGAAGGCGCGCTGTATCCTCTTTTACATAAGCTGGAATCGGAAGGCATTATTATTTCCGAAATCCAGAAAATAAACGGAAGGGACCGCAAATATTATCTGTTGACCGACAAAGGCAAAAGGCAGCAGGTAGAGCAGGAAGCTGAAATGAAAAATTATTTGTTTAATTTAAATACAATCTTCAATATATGATCACCAGGGAACAGGAAAATCAGATTACAGTTTATCTTGCTTCGAAGAAGCTATCTCCGCAGATATTTATAGAAATTAAAGATCATTTTATCCTTCAGATTACAGATCTGATGGACCGTGAGAATAAAAATTTTCAGGAGGCATTTTTAGAAACCAGATTAAGCTGGAAAAAGGAACTCGAAATGGTAAGGGCGGATCTTTTTTCTTTCAGGAGAATAGCGAGAATAGAAAAGGAGGTTTTACAAAGGAGGTTTAATAAAATGACCCTTACGGCATTACTCTTTTCCATGATCGCTGGCGGTGTCTATCTATTTTTGGGTGAAACGTATTATTATTTTTTGATTTTCGCCTTATTTATCTTTGTGTCGATCGTATTATTTGGAATTTTTTCAGGAAAAATAAGGTTCATGGAGTATCAGCAAATAAGTTTTCATCCTCTGATCATAAGAAATACTATTTTGGGGATGTTTATATTTCCGGTAGGATGTTATTTCTCGGGAGAATATGAATTCTGGAAACCGGTCTGCAATCAACTGATTATTTTTTATTCGATGACGATACAGGTTCAGCTTCTTTATTTCAGAATTAAAAAAATTAATGTTCTTATTCGGTAAATTTTAAAATTATTACACATGTTTTCAAATCAGCAGGAACAGGCCATAACCGATTATCTAATCCTTCATAAGCTTCCGCTGGATATTTTGCTGGAGGTAAAAGACCACATGATTTCCCAGATTTCGGATATTCAGGCTGACGAAAACCTGACTTTTGAAGAGGCTTTCCATAAAACACAGAAATTGTGGGAAAGTGAATTTAAACTGACGGGGTATTCATTGTTTTACAAGGAGCAGATTCCTGTTATCTTAAAGAAGATTGTTAATGAAAAGTATGCCGGTATATTCAGAAAAGCTTTGCTTTTCGGGCTCGCTTCTTTTACTGTTAATTTATTATTGGTGTATTTCTCGGCGAATCAGGAAATGTACAATGATCTTTTCCGATTCTACAATTCACTTCTGGTCATAATACCTTTCTCATATTGGGCTTTCAGTAAAAAAATGAGAAGGTTTGTGAAAAGAGATTTTAAATACCGAGAGAATTCATTTTTCACAATGTATCAACAAAATTTTGGAATGTTTGCTATCTGTGGCAATATGATTTTCCAGCTGATTATTCGTGATGATAAACATGTTTTCAGATTTTTCCGGACGGATGATCCTGTGACCGTACTTCCGCTTGTATTATCTCTAATATTGCCTTACCTCCTTCATACCATTATATTTTTTGTTCTTATCAATTTCTATGAACATAAAAAATCTCTTGATAAAATGAAGAATTTTCTGCAGGCCTAACCATGATAATTCACAGTAGTTCTGGAGGTAAGTCCCATATTCTTTTTGAGCAGGAGCTATGAAATTTTTCGTCCGCAATATTCTTCATTTTGTCTAAAGGCTATTAAAACGACTTATCAATTTTTAAAATCAGATCATAGCAACAGTTTAAACCTTAACGGAAATTAGTATTGGATTATTTTGCCATCAGATCACAGAACCAGAAAACATAGTCGCCATCTTCGTCATTGTCCGCGGACTTGGGTTTCGGATAGGATTTCTTTATAATTTCACCCATTTCAAAACTGATCGGATTTTTAAAGATCGGGCCATCAAAAGTGAACGTGTGGAATTCTCCGTTTTCTCCGCAGGGATCAACGTTTTCCGGTAAATCCGTAATAAAATACTGATCGATAATTCGTCCTGCGAAGCTTTTATCTAGATACATTTCATTTACACAAGTGACAATGGTTTTAAAACCAAGATCCAGGAATTCATGGATGAGGTCTGTGGTGTTGATTTTCCACAAAGGAAAAACGCCCTGTATGCCTACGGACTGTAACTGATCCTCCCGGTATTTCCTTAAATCTTCCAGGAAAATGTCGCCAAAAACCGAATGTGTAATGCCTTGGCTTTTACATTGATTCATCGTCCGAAGCATCAGTTCCTGGTATTCCTCCATCGAAGGTTCTGCCGGAAGCTCCAGTTTAATAAGAGGCAATCCTAAACTTTCCGCCTGTTTTTCCAGCAATGATACAGGCACACCATGCATGGAAATTCTCTGAAACTCTTTATTGATGCTGGTTAAAAGTGAGGTGATTTCGAATTGTTCTTCCTGTAAAACTTTGTACAGAGCCAGGGCGGAATCTTTTCCGCTGCTCCAGTTGAAGATGGCTTTGGGTTTCATATTGAGATAAATCTATCAAAAATAATAATGTTTTAGGTATATTTAGAAAATAAAATTTAAGAATGAAAAAAGTTTTGCTTCTTGTTTTCTTTGTACTAAGTACCTTTTCCTTTGCTCAGAGTATTAAAGTGCTAAGACAGGAAGCTGTAAAAGCTATTAACAATTATGATTTTGAAACGGCTAAAGGATATTATGAAAAAATTTTAGATAAAGGATATAAGACGTGGGAGACCTATGTTTTACTTGGTGATTGCGAGTTTCATCTTGGAGATCCTGATAAAGCGTTAATTTATTTTAATAAAGCAGAAGCAAAAGCGGATGTTCGATACCACGCAACGATTTACATTAGGAAAGGAACTATTTTTATGCAACAGAAGAAATATGAAGAAGCATGGATGCAATTTTTAAAGGTCGAGATTACAAGGCCGGAAGATCCGTCAGCAAAAAAATTACAGGCAACTGCATTATATCATATGGAAAAATACAATGATGCCTTGTTCACCCTTACTAAAGCTGAGAAACTGGATAATTCTGATCTGGAAATTAAATATTATAAAGGATTAGCGCTTATGAAGCTAAATAAAATTCCCGAAGCCTGTGAAAATTTTGAATTGGCTAAAGGTTTGGATAATACTGAATTAAAGATTGTATCTGCTCAGCATTGTATAAAACCTTAAAAAAACCTCAGAGAATTTCTCTGAGGTTTTCTAATTATTGTATTTCATCAGGTTTGAGCCATTTTATTTGGCAATCTTTAAAATATTCATTAATCGCAGGAACGGCTATTGCAGCTTTTGGATGTACATCATGAAATAAAATAATTCCTTTTCTCCATAACAGCATCAGCGTAATAACCCTGGATGAAACTTCCTGTGAAGAAATCTTTTCACTCCAATCCTGAGAATCAATATTCCATAAAAGGATCGGTTGTTTACCTTTCAATAAATAATTAATAATTTCTAAGTTTCTTTGTCCGTAGGGCGGACGAAAATAAAATGTTTTATTATTGAAATTAAATACATCTTTTATAATAGCATTGCTTTCATCGATCTGTAATTTCCAGTCGGGAAGATATTGATGGGATTTGTGGACCATGCTGTGCGAACCTATCCAATTTTCTCCATACATAGAAGCAACATTGTTTTTACCGTTCGCAGCAATTCTTTGCTGTAATTTGTCTCCTGATAAGAAAAAAATACCAATTAAATGTTGTTCTTTCAAAATGTTGATTAGCTTATCTGTATGTCCGTTTTTCGAAGTCGGCCCGTCATCAAAAGTTAATAGATAGCTTTTGTCTTTTAATTCGAAACCATTCTTTTCGGTCGAATCCAATGTGCTAATCTCGCTGCTCCTTTTATTGGATTTTGCAGCCAGACGAAGACACTCTAGAATATAGGTCTTATAAAAGTTTTTGGAATTTTGATACCAGCCTTTCAACTCTTCGGGTAATTTGGCTGGAAGACTTTTTGTAGCTAAAAGCAGTTCCTGATAAGTAGGATTTGCCTTTACAGAAATTATTTCAGAGAGAGCATTTGATTCCAGATCTTTAAAATTAGTAACCAATCGATCTTCAGTCTGCTTCTTCCATGTTTTTATGCCTTCGGAAGTGCCGTCTTTAACCCCTAAAGTTTTTAATAATTCTGTTCCATTATAAGCATCAATCTCATTAAAAGTCTTTAAAAATACCAACATTTCCATTTTGGAAGCAACATCAAAATCTTTACTGCTTTTCATCGACAGTTTCCATAAATCGCGATTTGCGGTCGCAATATTAGAAGGGCCTTGTGAAAAGAAAAAATTTGAGAATAGGATGAAGAATAAAAAAAGTTTTCTCATTATCTCATCTTTGCTTTTACCCTTAACAGAGCTTTATCATATACCGGATTTTCTTTATTTTCTTTAGCTAAACCATAATAGTAGAGCGCATCAGAGTATTGTCCGCTGTTTTCATAAATTTTAGCAATATTATAATACGAACTCGCTTTAATCGTATTATCATTTGCAAATTTAATCGCTTCTCGATTTGCCCAGATTGCTTCTGCATGTCTGCCTATTTTACTGAATGCAAGACCTAAATTGCTGTAGATTTGTCCATCAAAAGGATTATATTCCAGTGCCTGCTGATAATAGTTAACAGCCAACTCTATTCTGCTTGCATGATAATAATTTTCTCCTTGTTTATTAATATCAAGTGCTCTCTGCTTGTCGCTTTCGGTAATAGAAGTGCTTGGGGTTGATGAATATCGGTAGTTGCTTAGTAAGCTCTTTACTCCTTCCCACGAAGTGGAATTTTCAAAATTATTAATATCAATGATATTTCCTGACTCATCGATCATAAAAACGACCCAAACTGTACCCTTTTTCTGTTTAGGAACTTCATAGCTTTTAATTAAAGTATTTCCGATATAAACATATACTTTGGCGTTACTTCTGTTTGAAAGCGTCTGATTATCAATTTCTGTTCTGTCGGAAAAATCATGTACAGCGTAAATATATTTCTGGTTTTGGGCTCTTTTCTCAATCGTAATGGTTTCCGGACCAAAGCTGTCCGTATCGTCTACATCAAGATTGGCATTGGTCCCTTCTTGATGATAATAACAAATATGATTGTTCGGATAAGAGAGATGTGAATCCAGATCAGAAGGATATTTTCCCCAGCTCAGAACGATTCTCATTCCGTCCAGGTCTTCCATAATGGGACTTAAGGCATAAGTTAGGCCACCGAAAGGCCCTTTTGTAACCAACGTAGAATAGCCGTCTTTTTTAATAATTAAAGTAATCTCATTATTCGCATCGATAAATTGTGGTGGGATAGTTGCTTTCCCGGAAGCATCTGTGCTTGTAGTTTCTGAAGTTTCACCGTTTTTTTGGAAAATAATCTGTGCATTTGGAATGACTTTGTCTTTAACGACAGCACTTAAAACCAGCAACTCATTATTTTTTTGAGCAAAAACTAGAGATTGCCAAAAAAGAAAAAGCAAAAGAATTTTTTTCATGGAATGTTTTTTTATTTAATCGGTCCCAAATATAAAAAATCCTCCAATATTTTGAAGGATTAATTTCATTTGAATAAAATCTTATTTGTATTATTTAAAACAGGTAGCAGGAAAAATTGCCTGTCCGGCTACGGACCTACATATTCCTTCTATACTTCCCGCCCACTTCAAACAGGGCATTCGTAATCTGCCCAAGCGAACAGTATTTCACAGCATCCATCATCACCTCAAATAAATTTTGCTGGTTGATGGCAGCATATTGTAGTGTTTTTAAGGCTTCTTCCGATTTATCTTCATTTGATTTCTGGAAATTGTGAAGCATTTCGATCTGGGCCTGTTTTTCTTCTTCGGTAGAACGGATGACTTCTCCCGGACGAACCGTTGGTGAACCGTCTTTTCCTAAGAACGTATTCACTCCGATGATTGGATATTCTCCGGTGTGCTTCAACCATTCGTAATGCATGGATTCCTCCTGGATTTTGGAACGTTGGTACATGGTTTCCATTGCTCCCAATACACCGCCTCTTTCCGTAATACGGTCGAATTCTGTATAAACGGCTTCTTCTACAAGATCCGTCAGTTCTTCGATGATGAACGAGCCCTGAAGCGGATTTTCGTTCTTCGCAAGTCCCAACTCTTTATTGATGATCAGCTGAATTGCCATGGCTCTTCTTACAGATTGTTCCGTAGGAGTGGTAATTGCTTCATCATATGCATTGGTGTGGAGTGAGTTACAGTTATCATAAATCGCATACAATGCCTGTAAAGTCGTTCGGATATCGTTAAAATCAATTTCCTGCGCGTGAAGCGAACGGCCGGAAGTCTGGATGTGGTATTTTAGCATCTGGCTTCGTTCGTCAGCGCCGTATTTCAGCTTCATGGCTTTGGCCCAGATTCTTCTGGCAACCCGGCCGATCACCGAATATTCAGGATCGATCCCGTTGGAGAAGAAGAAAGATAGGTTAGGGGCAAAGTCGTTGATGTCCATTCCTCTGGATAAATAATATTCCACATAGGTGAAACCGTTGGCCAGGGTAAAGGCCAGCTGGGAAACAGGATTTGCACCGGCTTCCGCAATATGGTATCCTGAAATGGAAACGGAGTAGAAGTTCCTTACTTTTTCCTTAATGAAGTATTCCTGAACATCACCCATCAGCCTTAAGGCAAATTCTGTAGAGAAAATACAGGTATTCTGAGCCTGATCTTCTTTTAAAATGTCGGCCTGAACCGTTCCACGGACTGTAGCGATGGTTTTGGCTTTTATTTCTGCGTATACATCGGCAGGAATGATTTCATCACCGGTAATTCCCAAAAGTTTTAAGCCTAGGCCATTATTGGAAGGTGGCAATTCGCCGTTGTATTTCGGTCTTGCTAAACCTTTGTCATCGAATTTTGCTTTTAAAGCGTCCTCAACCTTAGCCTCAAGCTTATTTTCAATAATATATTTTTCAACGTTCTGATCGATGGCAGCATTCATAAAGAAAGCAAGCAGCATCGGCGCCGGGCCGTTAATCGTCATGGAAACAGAAGTCAGTGCATTTACCAGATCAAATCCGGAATAGAGTTTTTTAGCGTCATCCAATGTCGCAATAGACACTCCTGCATTCCCGATCTTACCATAGATATCCGGTGGTAAAGCAGGATCCTGACCGTAAAGCGTCACCGAGTCAAAAGCGGTAGACAACCGTTTGGCCGGCATTTCTGCTGATACATAATGAAATCTTCGGTTGGTTCTTTCAGGACCTCCTTCTCCGGCAAACATTCTCGTCGGGTCTTCTCCGGTTCTTTTGAAAGGATAAATTCCCGCTGTATAAGGGAAACTTCCCGGAAGGTTTTCCTGGCCTTTCCATTTGATCAGGTCACCCCAATCGTTGTATTTCGGTAAAGCGATTTTCGGAATTCGTAGGTGGGATAAAGATTCCGTTGAGGTTTCCACTTTAATTTCCTTCCCTCGTACGAAATAGGAATAAAACTCTTCATGGAATGCTTTTTTGGTATCGTCCCACGTTTTCAGGAAGTCGATGTTTTCCTGCTGAAGTTCTTTTTCAGCCTTTTGATATTCAGCATCTAAAGTCTCATTCGAAATAATTTTTTTAACACCGTTGATATGATACATTGTTCGGGCCAATTCTGCCTGTTTTTCAATGTTGGCGTCATATTGTCGGTTGTTTTCTACGATTTCAGAAAGGTAGCGGACTCTTTTTGGAGGAATAATTGTCACTTCTTCCGTCACTTCCTGCTCAACAAAAGTCTGGAATTGAGGAGCATTATTACCCTGAGCCTGTCGAAGGGTATCATTAACTTTAGAAACCAACCGGTTGTAAAGCTCTGTGGTTCCGTGGTCATTGAACTGGGAAGCCTTCGTAGCGTACACCGGCATTTCATCCAACGGCTGCTCCCATAGCAAATGATTTCGCTGGAACTGTTTTCTTACTGCCTGAAGGGCATCCAGCGCACCGCGTTTATCCGATTTATTTAAAGCGACTAAATCAGC from Chryseobacterium sp. SORGH_AS_0447 includes these protein-coding regions:
- the ruvC gene encoding crossover junction endodeoxyribonuclease RuvC, which codes for MIAEKIILGIDPGTTVMGFGIISVKKGKMEMISIHELLLKKYPNHETKLKYIFDKTLALIDEFHPDEVALEAPFYGKNVQSMLKLGRAQGVAMAASLYRNIPITEYSPKKIKMAITGNGNASKEQVAGMLQNLLNLKEFPTKYLDASDGLAVAVCHHFNSGTIADTKSYTGWESFLKQNPNRLK
- a CDS encoding tetratricopeptide repeat protein, with the protein product MKKILLLFLFWQSLVFAQKNNELLVLSAVVKDKVIPNAQIIFQKNGETSETTSTDASGKATIPPQFIDANNEITLIIKKDGYSTLVTKGPFGGLTYALSPIMEDLDGMRIVLSWGKYPSDLDSHLSYPNNHICYYHQEGTNANLDVDDTDSFGPETITIEKRAQNQKYIYAVHDFSDRTEIDNQTLSNRSNAKVYVYIGNTLIKSYEVPKQKKGTVWVVFMIDESGNIIDINNFENSTSWEGVKSLLSNYRYSSTPSTSITESDKQRALDINKQGENYYHASRIELAVNYYQQALEYNPFDGQIYSNLGLAFSKIGRHAEAIWANREAIKFANDNTIKASSYYNIAKIYENSGQYSDALYYYGLAKENKENPVYDKALLRVKAKMR
- a CDS encoding diphthine--ammonia ligase, whose protein sequence is MKPKAIFNWSSGKDSALALYKVLQEEQFEITSLLTSINKEFQRISMHGVPVSLLEKQAESLGLPLIKLELPAEPSMEEYQELMLRTMNQCKSQGITHSVFGDIFLEDLRKYREDQLQSVGIQGVFPLWKINTTDLIHEFLDLGFKTIVTCVNEMYLDKSFAGRIIDQYFITDLPENVDPCGENGEFHTFTFDGPIFKNPISFEMGEIIKKSYPKPKSADNDEDGDYVFWFCDLMAK
- a CDS encoding KTSC domain-containing protein: MPSSVIHTYVYFPQTEILRITYQSGAVYDYLELPEDVFERFRTVQSKGRFLNYVIKKKFSCCKIK
- a CDS encoding DUF4407 domain-containing protein; translated protein: MKNNQQTINQANHNINWFQKFLMVCSGGNIHILRKTPSEWNKFAGIGGIVLFTAVFATLSAGYAMYTVFDDIWAAIGFGVLWGLMIFNLDRYIVSSIKKTGTWWNQILMAIPRLILATFLGIIISKPLELKIFEKEVNKQLNTIIQRNKKQLQGEMSGRILQQSGPFETEKKQISDKIASYQKSYDSASVELEKEILGKQSGLTSGKEGFGPNAKRKQELKEQRRQDLENYRKQAAPRLEYLDKEISKVYTNLETERKSTETFEDKFNGFAARLQALDELGKNSAVIGLAATFIMGLFICLEISPVLVKLISHVGPYDYLLEKTENDFRLYAKEKVEKGNALTDFRIDDFKDNLGK
- the guaB gene encoding IMP dehydrogenase codes for the protein MSIHNKIVETAITFDDVLLVPSYSEVLPNQVSLKSRLTDKITLNVPIVSAAMDTVTEAELAIALARVGGLGFIHKNMTIAEQAAQVNRVKRSENGMISDPVTLSKEATLGEARELMAKYKISGLPVVNPENVLIGIITNRDVKYQENLEMKVEEIMTKENLITSDKNTNLEKAKEILLQNRVEKLPIVDAENKLVGLITIKDIDNQLEYPNANKDQNGRLIVGAGVGVGEDTLDRIAALVEAGVDIIGIDSAHGHSKGVLDKISDIRKAYPDLDIVGGNIVTAEAARDLIEAGANVLKVGVGPGSICTTRVVAGVGVPQLSAIYNVYEYAKTKNVAVIADGGIKLSGDIVKAIASGAGAVMLGSLLAGTDEAPGEEIIFQGRKFKTYQGMGSLSAMKRGGKERYFQSEAKKFVPEGIEGRVPSKGKLEDVIFQLTGGLRAGMGYCGAKDVEALQTETKMVMITGSGLKESHPHDVIITQEAPNYSL
- a CDS encoding polysaccharide deacetylase family protein — translated: MRKLFLFFILFSNFFFSQGPSNIATANRDLWKLSMKSSKDFDVASKMEMLVFLKTFNEIDAYNGTELLKTLGVKDGTSEGIKTWKKQTEDRLVTNFKDLESNALSEIISVKANPTYQELLLATKSLPAKLPEELKGWYQNSKNFYKTYILECLRLAAKSNKRSSEISTLDSTEKNGFELKDKSYLLTFDDGPTSKNGHTDKLINILKEQHLIGIFFLSGDKLQQRIAANGKNNVASMYGENWIGSHSMVHKSHQYLPDWKLQIDESNAIIKDVFNFNNKTFYFRPPYGQRNLEIINYLLKGKQPILLWNIDSQDWSEKISSQEVSSRVITLMLLWRKGIILFHDVHPKAAIAVPAINEYFKDCQIKWLKPDEIQ
- a CDS encoding tetratricopeptide repeat protein — its product is MKKVLLLVFFVLSTFSFAQSIKVLRQEAVKAINNYDFETAKGYYEKILDKGYKTWETYVLLGDCEFHLGDPDKALIYFNKAEAKADVRYHATIYIRKGTIFMQQKKYEEAWMQFLKVEITRPEDPSAKKLQATALYHMEKYNDALFTLTKAEKLDNSDLEIKYYKGLALMKLNKIPEACENFELAKGLDNTELKIVSAQHCIKP
- a CDS encoding PadR family transcriptional regulator, whose protein sequence is MKKNSLYKGTLQNIILKLLAKEVKMYGYQITQHAKELTQGELEMTEGALYPLLHKLESEGIIISEIQKINGRDRKYYLLTDKGKRQQVEQEAEMKNYLFNLNTIFNI